The following is a genomic window from Pelosinus sp. IPA-1.
ATCCGTTACTACTTTCACAACACTAGGAACTTGATATTCACTTTTATCGATCTGCGTCATGAGGGTTGCCATGTGCAAGTCAGGATTGTTATCAAAAGCACCAGCTAACTGATCAATAACTTCTGGCTGAATCATGGGTTCATCCCCCTGGACATTGATAATCAAATCAACATCAGGGAATTTTTCTGCTACCTCAGCTAGTCGATCGGTACCTGTAGGATGATCTGGCGATGTCAAAACAGCCTTTCCGCCGAAGCTTTCAACCGTTTCATATACTAAAGAGTGGTCTGTTGCTATTATGACTTGCTTAGGGCGCTTAGAAAGAATCGCCCGTTCATATACACGTTGAATCATAGGTTTACCAGCAATATCTGCCAAAGGCTTCCCAGGAAGCCGAGTGGAAGAGTAACGGGCTGGAATAACACATACTATGTTCATCGAAAAACCTCCTTTAGAAGTATCGTATTGAACTTTCAAGAAACCATACTACCTTTTTACTGTATTATACTTTTTTATAGCGGTAGTTTCGATTAGCCCCATTAGCTCTTCATAACCTTCGGTAAAATGTACAGCGATGCTTAAGACGTATAATGGAAGAGGGCGATTGGAGTGGATAAATTCAGCAGGAATTTTCACAGCATCTTTTTCCGTTGTCACTAAGGCATAAGCCTTTTCGTCCACAGCTCGCTGCATAAGATACTGCATTTCTGCCATTGTATAATCATGATGATCTGCATAACGTACCCCAGAAACTTGGGCCACGCCAATATCCAAAATGGTTTGTTCGAAGGAGGAAGGGTTGCCAATGGCAGAAAACGCTAATACTTTTTGCCCACGAATGGTCTCTAATGCCACATCAGTCACCCGCATCCCTTTATACCATTCCTCAATTTCCACGAAGCACCTTGGTTTGTGAATGCTTTCCACAACCAAAGCGGTATTGTTGTAGCGGTCTAGAGTCGTATGAATTACATCTCGCGCATCATTCGTGGATTGGTCTACTTTGGTTAATAAAAAGACTTGCGCTCGATCCAAATTGG
Proteins encoded in this region:
- the kdsB gene encoding 3-deoxy-manno-octulosonate cytidylyltransferase — encoded protein: MNIVCVIPARYSSTRLPGKPLADIAGKPMIQRVYERAILSKRPKQVIIATDHSLVYETVESFGGKAVLTSPDHPTGTDRLAEVAEKFPDVDLIINVQGDEPMIQPEVIDQLAGAFDNNPDLHMATLMTQIDKSEYQVPSVVKVVTDLQGYALYFSRSLIPFPRVETGLPVYKHIGIYAYRRDFLLKYAKLTPTPLEKAESLEQLRALEHGYRIKVIKTDFQSIGVDTMEDLEKVNLLLKN